The genomic interval ATATCTTTTCGAGACTTAGAGAGGGTTTTACATGCTTTTGTGACCACCCgtcttgattattgtaatgcactttatgttggtATTGACCAGGCTTCACTGTCGCGCTtacaaatggtccaaaatgctgctgctcgtctATTGACAGGGACACGTAAATGCGAGCACATCACCCCTGTTCTTGCTTCTCTACACTGGCTGCCTGTCTattttagaatttattttaaaattttattgtttgcttttaaagtcTTAAGTGGCGTGGCCCCCACATACCTAACAGAcctcttacacacatacaccccacAAAGGTCCCTCAGGTCGGCTGACCAGCTACTTCTTACTGTCCCCAAGTCGAGACTGAAACACCGAGGTGACCGAGCTTTTTCTGTGGTGGCGCCTAAACTATGGAATGGGTTGCCTCTCTATGTTAGGCTGGCCCCAACACTAGAGGTCTTTAAATCTCgattaaaaacacatcttttcTCTGAGGCATTTCAAAATAATAGTCTCTAGTTAGTATTGAGTCATTttggaaactgtttttttcttttaagtactccttttatggtttatccttttaaattattattattattttatgtgtttttttttttgttttttgttttttgtgctgtattgtattgctgtcttttatctggAAAGTGCGttgttcaactttgttgtcttttaaagcgctctataaataaagttggattggattggattggataaGAAGAGCACAACAACCAGAAAACTGATCATAGCATATGTGGTCCTGTTACTCTAAACCAATCATTTGGCTGAGTTGCTTAAGTTTATGTGGTTTATCTGGACAGgtcgtcctatgacagctgggataggctccagctcccctgtgaccctggattggataaatggaagaaaatggatagatggatgctTATGTAATACACATGTTCAATATAtattatgatttattttaaagcatgcAATAATATTTTCTTGGACAACAATATTGAAATTCCCTGGAACAAATATGCCGCACACAGAAGGTCCTTGCTGGGGTTGAAATCACTGAGCCACCATGCTGCAGCTAACAATCCGTGGTTGCAAGGCTTCAGGCTTCATTGAAGcgactttttaaaattcttcctcttaaaaaaaaaatattcatctgGGCAATTTATACTTCCCCCAAATGTTGAATATTCTCTCAAACTGCTTTATGGTAGATTCTCCATGCAGCTGCACCCCAGTGGGGCATCTCAATGCACCTTTGAGAAGGCCATGAAGAAGAGCTCTTAGTTTAATGAACTAAGAGCTCAGGAGGGCAGGGTTATCTTCATAAGTGGCTCTGCCACATATTCagcccagctgtgtaaaaagAGTTCTGAGAGCTGAATCTCTTTTCCTCCAGGTTTGCTAGTCCGTGCTGTGGTTTACATGGGCATCACTGCCAAAGCTAAATCTCAAAAGGAATGCGATGAAACTAAGGAAAGTCCCCAAGGAAATGTTTGAGCTCACTCCTTCTATTTATCAACATTTCTTCTTTTGATCATTTGCCTGCACCAACCTTGACTCTGGGGGGGGGTCCACCTTACTGCCACCCTCTGGGACTTTCTCACCTCTCTGCCTCTGTAGCTACTATAACTGGAAATTACTGCAATCCATCCCTTAAAGTTACCTTTTACATCTGCCATCTGAAATTGTGAGTCTCTGTATTCAATCATTCTAATCGGGTTCTTATTAGATGCCACATAGTGAGAGTTAAACATAAAGGAACACCATGAAAAGTCACAAATTACTAGAGGTCAATGCAGCTGTGGTAACCTTTTTTGCACCTTTGACACACAGTAGATCAGCGCTTTAGCACACAAATATTTGAATGAATAGCTGCTGAATCTGGCTTTCAGCTTCAGTCATGCTATATGTGTTTACTCACTTAAAGGTTAGTATTTACagcacatatttatttttacatttcaaatagTTTTCCCTCTCCTTTAGAACATCTTAGCATCAATACAGACTCAATCCATTTAACAACGCATGCACTTTAGTACAGAGGCACAGCCTACTCCATGTCCTTAAAATCCTACAAAACCAAGATGAAGATCCTTTGAAATGCTGCTGAAAGGAAGGCCAGACTCATTGTAGCAATCAATGAGTGTACTGTTGCACTTAGTGATGAGGTTCTGCTCTTAGAAATGCAACTCAAGGAAATCCAGCTGAAACAAGCTTGCAGATGGGGGAGTGCAATTAAGACAGGTAACAGGTACGCAGTGTGTTCTATGGTGAAAATGAGCGAAGAGACGTGTCTCATATCTAATTAGCTGATCACTTAGCAGCAGAATCTCAGTGTATTTGGGTCTGCAGACATCAAGATgaactgctgaagttcaaactgagcatcagaatgtgaaAGAAAGATGATATAAGTGACTTTGATCATGGTATGGTTATTGTCCccatctgagtatttcagaaaatgctcatctactgggattttctaaTGCATGCATCTCagggggtttacagagaatggtctgaaagagataaaatattcagtgagctgcagttttctTGGTGAAAATACCttcttgatgtcagaggagaacggCCAGAGTGCTacaagctgacaggaaggcaacagtaactcaaataaccactcgttacaaccaaggtgtgcagaagatgagctacagcagcaaagACCACACCGGATGAAACCATGTGCAGCGTGGTGCAGGGAATATTTTCTTGTATCCCCCACAAGAAAATAATTtgacatttaaacaatgcttagCATTTCCCTCACCCAgtattagcaaggtgtacctaataaagtgtctgctgTGTAGAACTAGGGCATTCCTTAAGCGGTTTTAAGAGCAGTGACatgatagatactttattgatcctgcaAGGGAAATTCTGTTGGAGGGAATAAGCTTGTGCAGGCCCCTGACttacaaaataataatgtaGTCTTTACTACACTAATGCAAGGCTCTGTTTGTGTGGACACTGGGTTTGTTCCTCTCATTAACATGTATTCAGTAGTTGAAATGGGCATTTTCCCATTTCCATATAAATGACTTGTGTATTttccagcaatttttttttcctggaagaCTATTTTAATTctgaattatctttttttttttttggtggatcCTTGAAGTAATCTCTTTTAGGTTTGCTTTTGCAAACGTACTTGGCAAAGCTTTTGGTGCCATGGCGATGACAGATGATAAACACAGTAAAGCACTGACCCCTAGTGGTAACATACTCAAATAGCCCTAAAGTCTGAAATCAGGGCAGAATGTGctcatttttctgctttattcATTCAATTGtggaaaatgcttttttttttgttccctgaTTACTTGACTCAATAACACtgtaaaacccatctttttctGCCTCCCCATGTTCAAGAAATCTAATGTAAGCAATATGATTCACCGAAGGgtagaaatttaaataaaaaaaaaaaaaccctttgacAGCTCTCTTTCCCCATAACTGACACTGAGCACCTCTCCTTACCAATTTAACTGTGTAGGAACAGGAACAAATGATTTACATGCAGGACTTGTTCTGTGCGCCAACCTGCCTAAATTCCCCCCGAGGGACTGAAAATCAATGAGGCAAAAATGAAGCCTTCAGCGTTTTCATAGTTGAGCTCAATGGAGCTTGACATCTCTGAAGATTAATGAGGGGAACTTCTGCTGAGCAAGCAAGATGACTCTGGAAACGTGAGGAGCAGTGTTCACATGTCCAACATGTCCGCTGAACTCGACTGATCACAGCTCTGACCACGGGACGTTCAGGAGAGAATACTGCACAGCTACAATTCACCCCCCACGcaccaccacaaaaaaaaaaaaaaaaaaggcagccagTGTAAAAAACAcaatactgttgtttttaattgaaataTAATCGACCCCTGAGGCTAGATAAAAAGGCCACAGTTAGTTTGTGCCTCGTCTAGCTCCTCAGTCTGACACAGCCAGTTAGAACACAACAGACCtgccaaaaaacacattacacaaCTTGTGTGaccgcccccccccctccttttttgtAATCAAAATTTTAAAGTCTCCACATTCCTTCACTTACAAAGTTTCAGGATGTACAAAactgaaatcatttaaataattctattaaaaaaaaaaaaaaaggggggggggtgcagtttGTGCCATTTCAGGATTTCTCAGCCAGTTTGAAAAGCAGCTCATTTTAAGCACGAGTCTCACCAGAAACTGAAATTTCTTACATGACTCTCATAAATGACTGCTTTTACTCAGCGTGACCCTTGTGTGATTCACTTGTGAGGCTATCCACTTCAGCCCCAGTAACACGGAGGCTCTTATGCTTTTTCAGCTCAGGACTAAACACGTTTTTCATCTTGGTCGAAAACATACGGAGACTCAGATGTAAAGAATTTCCCAAGATAacctaaaaaaagaataaagttaaaaagaaaaacagtggggaactttttttttttttttttgttggtttttttgtccAGGTCTGGGACACACTGAGGTAACAGACAGTAATAAATTACTTAGTTGCTTATAAAACACGCAAGAATCATATCAGTAATACAAAATGGTATCAAACATACATGATGCAACGTTTTCAAACACATTCGGctatttttccttctttttttctgccacGATTCAGAGTCTGTTGCTTCATTGTTCAGCGATCAGGACTTTAATAACTGAGTCCTGCTCTGGAAACTCTCTGAAACGTCCCTTTAACAGCAGATGTCGATCAGCACTGTCAAAATTGTATTCCTTCTTTTGCAGAGGTTGATTTCCACTTCCATGCTGAGGTGAGTTTGTAAGTCATTTGATAAATGAGATTTTCCGCACGCAACCTTAAATTCAAAACCAAGTAATGCACAACTTCTTTTTAATACCTTTTTGAATGATTAAATCCCAACCTAATTTATTCTATTACAACCACCACAAAGGCAACAGGCATACACGGGGTTACAACACTAATCAGCTGTTTGCTAGCTTTGTTTCTCCATCTTACATTCAAACGTTGGCGCCGTGCTCCTTGTTTCGATTACCAAGTCGGAAAGAAAAACTACATGCCAATAGGAAAGTGAGAAATCGCATTAAAAGTGCAAAACATTTATTCCTTCTTTCAAGAGTCAGTATTCATCCAGACAGGAAAGTGTCAACTGAAACTTTAGTGCGTTAACAGTACAAGCCATTTCGTAGGTTATTAAATTGTATATTCCCATCCACCTCACGGCTACAAACACAGATACACTGAATGTGTTGTTGCTTCGAGTGTGCAGTTTTCCTACATCTAAACTAACATGGCTTTCAGCCCTGGGAGCATCGCGCTGCTTTGTAATGCTGACATGCTCCCAGGGCCACAGTTTTATTCCCCTACACCGATTCATCTTATGACAGCGACCTGAATTCTGCGGTGCAGTCTGAAAAGCCTCGACTGAAATAAAGTGACATCACATTGTTTTGGTTAGTGGCCAGTGCAAATCATCCCTTATCTATTCTATTTCTTTAAGATTTTCATAGAGATCCTCTGTAAAATAGCACTGAATGTGTTTACATTGCCACTTATaagttgttttttaatatcaaatataattgtatttttccataatattttggatataaaaacatgggagggaaaaaaaagtatacTGGAACAGCTGTTCATACAGTACTCATAACAGATTGCACTCAGTACACCACTGACAACTGAAGAGGCAACCGAACCAATAGTAACCATTTGCAAATActtaaaaaggacaaaaaagtgGCTCCTGTGTGCTGTCTGTTTGCATGTGGGAAAATAATCCTTTATAAGAGCGTCTGTAAACAAGGCCATTAAAAGATCAGTGCTGCCACACTGACATAATCTTGCACACTGACCAATCTTATTATTCTCCTTTATAATCATAATCCTGAAACACTTGATTATGGCCATAGCATTCATCGGACAACAGATATGACACATTTTCTCGTCTCACTTCACAGTTCCTTCACTTGCCCTCCCGCCCTCTCCAAACTGACATGTCAAAACATGACCACAAGGTGCACGCTCACTATACTCACTGTCCACTTAACAACACTACACAACACCTACTGTCACCACTCTCAAATTCATCCACTATCTTCTAATGACGTCCCCTCTATAGAGCGAGAACACAGAAATCCAAAGGCGGCCTATCCGGTCATCACAGCGGAGTTTTCCCCACTAGAAGTGAAGGTGTGTCGGGATTGATTGTTGGGAGCTCGTAAAACACCGGTTTTTCCTTCCCTTGCTCAAGATGACAGAAGTTCATAGTCCCAGGTGATTTTGACCGCCATCTTTTCTGGATAGTTTGTTGTCTTGTGCCACATTTGATAGTAAATTCATAACTTACACTCACAGTTAGAGGACTGTTTTTCAGGGAGTACAGATGGGGAGTGGTTCTCAAaaataacctttaaaaaaaggacCATAAAGTGAGGAGGGAGGGTGTAGCACTCATTCCAAGGCATTGTGAAGGGCTGAGGGGACatcagtttaatttttcagatttatttctTCCCTCTGGATCCATCACGTCATTCCTCAACCAACCCCAATCCCTTTTGTGCTCCAGTAGTTTGACCACTGCTGGGGACTTCCCTGACATCCAAAGGTTTGTtggtgtgcgcgtgtgtgtgtgtgtgtgatggatgACAACGATGACGAGGTTGGTCACAATATGGCGCAGTGGAACCTGTGGGAAGCCGTGGAACGCTCTGCTCTCCAtttcatcttctttttcttcttctggtttCTCTCTGGGACTTGTTGTCTGCaggcaatcaaaaaaaaaaagtaaaaaaaaaactttaaagcagAAATATCTATACTATATAATTATCTGATAATAAACGGTTATTTGTAACGTCAACTCTGGTGGTAAAGGAATAACTAAACATAAAGCTTATTTGCTTTCCTGCCAAAGCTTGACTAAAGAGAAATATTCCATTAATGTCTATGAGACATGAAACTACAGCCAGCAGCTGGATAGCTTATCTTAGCACAAAGACTGAACACACAGTAGATCACTAACAATTTGTGTCAAAATTAGTATGTTTGTCCCTCTGCACTCATTAATTTGTAAAATCCCTTTAGCCACTTGAGCATGTCCAAGATGGCTGCCATTTCCAGCTTAGGAAGTCACTATTTTACCACAAAATTTCAACCACAAGATCAGTGTCAGAAGTTTCACccttgatttctgttttgagtaTTTGGGGGAGTCAaagtcacagtttaaaaaacttCTCAGgtgtctagaaaaaaaaaatctcagtccACTGCCAGACGTAGAACCCACCAATCTTATGTGCTACCGCTTAAAGACTTTAAAGTTACCATTTTATTAGTGCTCTGGGCAGGTTGTGGTGATACAAAAACCGGTCATTCAATTGTTATTCAGTTAAACTACCTTGATGACTGGATGTCTACAGTATGACCACAGGAGGGCAGTGTTGACTCATCATGCTTTGAGCATACTGTTAAAAAAGTGTTTCCTCATGAGTCAGCTACAGAGCTGGCAAGTGCACAATGAGAGCTTTCCACAACTCTCGtactcatttttttgtttttaaaactgggTGAGAGAACACACTGAtctactgctgtgtaatgactATGAATCCTAGACACCATGAGTGTGATTACTTGTTGCTCATTGGGGTTTTCAGCTAGACTTACAAACAGGACGTGACCACATAGAAAACATGTACATAAACCAAATTCTTCTGAAATTACATGGGTCAAGACAGGAAGTGGCTCTGGGTTCCCCCCCCACTCTTCCTAAAAAACACTTTCAGTCCAGCATTGCACTGCATTGCATCActttttcatttaacacagaacaTTATGACCAGTTGctgtattttattgttgcttGATGGGGGATTTCAACTACTCAACAATTTTTGGGTCTCCTTTCTcatgctgtttgtttcattATATACCAAATGTTTTAACAGGCGACTGCAGACAGGCCAATTTAACACCCGGGCTCCTTTAATTTAGAGCTATGTTGTGATGTTTGAAGAATGTGGCTTGGTATCATCTTGCTGAAAAAAGGACCGCCGCTCAAAAAGAAGCTGTCTGGATCGCAGCATACTTTGATCCAAAACCCATTTACTAAGTTTAGAATTAACAGCAccttcacagatgtgcagaTTACCCATGGCACTCAAACTAATACACACCCCACACCATCATAAATACTGCCTTTggaactgagtgctgataaaCCTGATGGCTCCTTCCCTCTTTTATCGTGAAGATTTTGTAAAAGAACTCTGCATATGTGGATGTAATGCATTCACAGTTATTACAGTGATTTTCAAAAGTGTTTCCTATCTAATGTAGTAATTTCCATTACAGAACTGCATCTATTTTTAATAAAGTACTGCCTTTCACGTAACTTCACTTAAAGTGAATCTATATCACAATATTATTTCAAAGATCTCAaggtctttaaaataaagtaaattagAGGTTACCTTATAACACGAACCAGTTCATGAAAGGCTTTGTCCACATTCATTGGGGGATCCTTGGCACTAGTTTCAATATAAGTTATCTGAGGAAGCAAGAAGAAATATGCCAAAGTGAAATATGAACCGTCAGTCAGGTGTTGAAAGTTATAGTAATGTATAGTTCAGGCCTGTAATGTTCTGAAAGGACAAGGATCCATGGTCTCATTTTACAATCAAGAATGCtgtaaaaagcatgtttaaatATAGGCTGAGAGATAGCAGTTAGAAATAGCTTTGGTACTTATATCTAATATGCCATGTGCTCTCCATTTATTCTATCCACTTGCTTTCTTAAATCAGTAGTCTTTTCTACCACTACACATTGTCTGAGTGAAATAACCATGCTGTCTGTAAGGAGGCAATAGGTCAGGGACAAGTGCTTAACGAAATGCTCACTACTTACATTATGTTTTGCAGCCATCTCCTGCCCCTGGTCAGTTGTGACTTTTCTCAGGTGGACCAAGTCCACTTTGTTTGCAACCAGCACCATGGGGAAGGCCTCCCTGAGACAATAAGGACACACAGACCCAAGATGCCGCTGTATTActgaatattttacagtttgttaCAGTCTTCTGATGTCTAAACACTATTTGAGTCAGATCAGGATATGAGTAATTCTCACTTGTGTTGAAATGCACTTAAAAAAGGCCATGTTTAATTTAGAAGAATCAGCTACAGTTGAGCGCCACCAAATATCAACACACTCCAACTTGCTCAGTTctagtgttttctgtttcttgcaTCTCAGACTCAGTTTTGTCTGTCAGTCACAGTCAGGGAACTGACgcttctcctctttctcaacTGAGAACAGATTTCAGTTTTGGAAACAACTCTGAAGTTCTGTCAAGTGTGTTAGGAAGAGCGATGAAAGGGAGAGACGTTCATTTTTAACCACCCTCATCCCAAATCACAGGTAACGGTACCTCTTAGCACAGACTGAGTCAGTGAATTCAAACTGCCAGAGGAAGAAGTTTGGTCTTTAATAAATGTGATGAACTACTTCCTCTTTTGGCAAAATTTGACTTGCTATTTTTAACATAGAGCACGCAGGCTTTCAGTTGAAAATTTGGTGCTTTCCGTGACTACACATATAGCTTTTGTAAATGGACCTATTCAACTGTGTACCCTTTGTGACAATAATGGCAGAGGACAGATAAAGATATGCAAGAAAGCATGTGTGCTTTAAATGGGAAGGGGAACCTAAACAGATGGTATATATGacatctggggggggggggggggggggggggggggggggctggaatTTATTTCTGAACATTTCAGTTCTTCATCTCTGTCTGAACCTAGCATGACTCCTGcatattattttctttgcaaTAACCCTGAATACATATAACATGCCTCCACTGATTTTCTCACAGTCCAATGATAATCTTGGTGCTTGCGGTTTCAAGCGTTTCCCATGATTAGTTTCCAAATACTTTTTAAGCTTGCTTGGCACCATGTTAGCATTAACCATCCTCTCCTGACTGAGGACTTCTGACACCCCCGAGTCCAGCTGAAGCCAAAAAACAGGTTCAGTCACCACCATACTAGAAAGTGTCCACACAGAGGACTCTAACACTGTATGGATAAATGAATGCCTATGACATACTGATACAATAAATTAATCATGCATTAATCTCTTTCTGCACAGAGATATATTGCAATAATAATGTATGGTTGACAAAATGCCAAGGTTCAGCTGTACTTGCTTCACGGCACACCACTGCTCTTGCATATATAGTACTATGCAAAGTCTTTATCcaaacttcatttatttatattttgcatccaaggagccaggctttcttgttagaattgtacaatcCCTGTTTTCCGTGTATGCtttcacatgtttcaataattcgctgcatgcaaaacaaagaaacgAGGAGTGGCTTTTAAGCAGTGCTGCAGGCAAGAAAAATTCTTGTCATCCAAGTGTGTTCTCTTGGAAGAAATACAGGTGATTTTTATGTCACTATACTGCTCTGCTGAGCTGTTGCCTTCTACCTGTCTTTGACCCGTAGTATGAGTTGATGGAATCGGTCAACATGTTCAAAGCTGGCCTTGTCCGTCACAGAGAAGACAATCAGGAAGCCGTCTCCCGTCCTCATGTACTGCTCCCTCATTGCACTGAACTCCTCCTGACCAGCTGTGTCCAATACTGTGTACACACACGGACACAAAATACATTAATACACACATTTGTTTAGTGTCCCTCATTCTAACATCGCTGCACTTTCACAGCCCTCAAAGAAAGTCACTCACATTTAAGTGAGTCTATGGTTCACTGTCCTTTCCTTGAGTGCCACCTTCAAGCCTTGACACTTTAGTAACAGCTGCATCAAAAAGTGAC from Archocentrus centrarchus isolate MPI-CPG fArcCen1 chromosome 21, fArcCen1, whole genome shotgun sequence carries:
- the mrasa gene encoding ras-related protein M-Ras isoform X1 encodes the protein MATSAVPSDNLPTYKLVVVGDGGVGKSALTIQFFQKIFVPDYDPTIEDSYLKHTEIDGQWAILDVLDTAGQEEFSAMREQYMRTGDGFLIVFSVTDKASFEHVDRFHQLILRVKDREAFPMVLVANKVDLVHLRKVTTDQGQEMAAKHNITYIETSAKDPPMNVDKAFHELVRVIRQQVPERNQKKKKKMKWRAERSTASHRFHCAIL
- the mrasa gene encoding ras-related protein M-Ras isoform X2; the encoded protein is MREQYMRTGDGFLIVFSVTDKASFEHVDRFHQLILRVKDREAFPMVLVANKVDLVHLRKVTTDQGQEMAAKHNITYIETSAKDPPMNVDKAFHELVRVIRQQVPERNQKKKKKMKWRAERSTASHRFHCAIL